The Desulfovibrio psychrotolerans nucleotide sequence GCGATTTCGGAAAACTGCGAGGCGGATGACTGCATCGCCTCCCTCGCCGCCCGCTACAAAAAAGAACGCCCGGTCATCATCATCGGTGCGGACAAAGACCTGAAACAGTGCCTTGATGACAACGTGTTCCTATGGGACCCCGGCGTAAAGCAGGAAAAACTCACCACCGTTGCAGACTTCCGCGAGGAAACAGGTCTGGACCCCGCGCAATGGCCGGACTTTCAGGCCGTTATTGGCGATTCTTCGGACAACATTCCCGGTGTGCCCGGCATAGGCCCCAAAACCGCCGCCAAGATATTTACGGAACACGGCTCGCTGGAAGCCATCCGCGACCATTTTCCGTCCCTTGCTCCCGCTGTGCAGAAGAAATTTGCGGAGCATCTGGATACCATGTTCACCTACCGCAGGCTCACCACCCTTGCCACTTCCGAGTGCGCAAACCTTACGCTGGACCACTTCCGCGTCTCTCCGGTGGATGCGGAAAAAACCGCCCTTTTCCTGCGGGAATTTGAACTGCGTACCCTCATGAAGGACATATCGGCCCTTGGCCCCCTGCTCGCCCCGTCAGGTCACATGGCGTCCACGACCAATGACCCGTCGGACGGCCCGACCACCTTGACCACGGGCAGCCCCAAGCCGGTTTCCGCACAGATGAGCCTGTTCGACTCCCCCGGCAGCGCAGCCCCGGCAGCCGCCCCGTTGAAGCAGACAGAACCTGCGGGAACACAGCGTTCCCTGAAAATAACTGCCGTGGACGATATCAGCAGCCTGCCCGACTGCGCCGGACGCCGCGTGGCACTGGTGGCCGTGGGCGATGTTCTGCACCGCGCAGAATGCACCACCCTGCCCCCCCTGCTCGGCATGGCCGCCCCCTCGCCGGACCGTTCCGTGTCCTTTGCAGATTCGGCAGGCCTCCCGGCATCGGAAAACCAGCAAGCCCGCAACGGTTCCACCACACAGACAGGCGATGCGGAACCGTGCGCACTGCATCTGCACCTTGCAGGCGATACGTGCGAATACCGCTATACCGGCTCGCTCACCGCACTGGCGGGCTACATGACCAAGGCGGAATACATCGTCACGCCGGACGTAAAGGCTCTGCTCACCACCCGTACCGGCTGGCGGGCGGTGGCAGAATCGCGCTGGTTCGACCTTGGCCTTGCCGCCTACCTGCTGGACCCCGAAGACCGCGACTACTCATGGCGCAGGCTTTCTGCCCGCGCCGATGAACTGGACCTGCCTGCGGAAAACCCTGCCCGGCTCGCCCTCGCCATTGCCGGAGATTTTGAGCGTCGATTGCAGGGCGGCGACCTTACGGACCTTATGCGCAATCTGGAAATCCCGCTCATACGGGTGCTTGCAGATATGGAAGAGGTCGGCATCCACATAAACCGCGCCGCGTTCGCAGAATTCCTCAACGAGGTGCAGCGCGAACTGGACCGCCTCACCCGCACCATCCATGAGGCAGCGGGCGGCCCTTTCAATATCCGCTCCGCGCAG carries:
- the polA gene encoding DNA polymerase I, producing MSLKERLGLTTEPLYLMDGSAFIFRAFYAMQSMQRSDGFPTNALFIVTRILLKFLKDEHPTYFGFILDGKGKNFRHDIYPEYKANRSATPEPLVQQLEPVTRAVRTLGLHLAISENCEADDCIASLAARYKKERPVIIIGADKDLKQCLDDNVFLWDPGVKQEKLTTVADFREETGLDPAQWPDFQAVIGDSSDNIPGVPGIGPKTAAKIFTEHGSLEAIRDHFPSLAPAVQKKFAEHLDTMFTYRRLTTLATSECANLTLDHFRVSPVDAEKTALFLREFELRTLMKDISALGPLLAPSGHMASTTNDPSDGPTTLTTGSPKPVSAQMSLFDSPGSAAPAAAPLKQTEPAGTQRSLKITAVDDISSLPDCAGRRVALVAVGDVLHRAECTTLPPLLGMAAPSPDRSVSFADSAGLPASENQQARNGSTTQTGDAEPCALHLHLAGDTCEYRYTGSLTALAGYMTKAEYIVTPDVKALLTTRTGWRAVAESRWFDLGLAAYLLDPEDRDYSWRRLSARADELDLPAENPARLALAIAGDFERRLQGGDLTDLMRNLEIPLIRVLADMEEVGIHINRAAFAEFLNEVQRELDRLTRTIHEAAGGPFNIRSAQQLGDLLFNRLGLKPKGKTKGGQISTSQAVLEKLEGEHPVIDLILEYRKLEKLRSTYLEPMPKMADEQGRIHTTFNQLATATGRLSSSNPNLQNIPVRGKFGPRMRACFTARAGCKLVSADYSQIELRVLAHCSQDPTLLEAFRNDEDIHSRTASVLFDVPAQDVTPDQRRNAKTINFGLVYGMGPQKLAQELKISLNEAKAFIERYFARLQRLKAFYEQVEADARENGSVTTLIGRRRHVPDIQSGNNQLQSQARRQAINTVIQGSAADIIKIAMLRTAQDAQLKSLKARLVLQVHDELLLEVPAENAQAAAERLADIMSGVRPGGKPLDVPLKVDYGIGSGWHEAH